Proteins from a single region of Balaenoptera acutorostrata chromosome 16, mBalAcu1.1, whole genome shotgun sequence:
- the RGR gene encoding RPE-retinal G protein-coupled receptor isoform X3, which produces MAESGTLPTGFGELEVLAVGTVLLVEALSGLGLNSLTILCFCKNPELRTPSHLLVLSLALSDSGISLNALIAATSSLLRRWPYGSEGCQAHGFQGFATALASICSSAAIAWGRYHHYCTRSRLDWNTAVSLVFFVWLSSAFWAALPLLGWGHYDYEPLGTCCTLDYSRGDRNFTSFLFTMAFFNFLLPLFITVISYRLMEQKLGKTGRPPVPALIAKAVPTVNAINYALGSEMVHRGIWQCLSPQKRERDREQ; this is translated from the exons atggCAGAGTCCGGGACACTGCCCACTGGCTTCGGGGAGCTGGAGGTCCTGGCAGTGGGAACGGTGCTGCTGGTGGAAG CTCTCTCCGGCCTCGGCCTCAATAGCCTGACCATCCTCTGTTTCTGCAAGAACCCGGAGTTGCGGACTCCCAGCCACCTGCTGGTGCTGAGCCTGGCGCTGTCGGACAGTGGGATTAGCCTGAATGCCCTCATTGCAGCCACGTCCAGCCTCCTCCG GCGCTGGCCCTATGGCTCAGAAGGCTGCCAGGCTCACGGCTTCCAGGGCTTTGCAACAGCGTTGGCCAGCATCTGCAGCAGCGCAGCCATCGCCTGGGGGCGCTATCACCACTACTGCACCC GCAGCCGACTGGATTGGAACACGGCCGTCTCCTTGGTTTTCTTTGTGTGGCTGTCTTCTGCCTTCTGGGCGGCACTGCCCCTCCTGGGCTGGGGACACTATGACTATGAGCCGCTGGGGACATGCTGCACCCTGGACTATTCCAGGGGGGACAG AAACTTCACCAGCTTCCTCTTCACCATGGCCTTCTTCaacttcctcctgcccctcttcATCACAGTCATATCCTATCGGCTCATGGAGCAGAAACTTGGGAAGACTGGCCGTCCTCCG GTGCCCGCTCTCATTGCCAAGGCTGTGCCCACGGTCAACGCCATCAACTATGCTCTGGGCAGTGAGATGGTGCACAGGGGAATCTGGCAGTGCCTCTCGCCGCAGAAAAGAGAGCGGGACCGAGAGCAGTGA
- the RGR gene encoding RPE-retinal G protein-coupled receptor isoform X2, which translates to MAESGTLPTGFGELEVLAVGTVLLVEALSGLGLNSLTILCFCKNPELRTPSHLLVLSLALSDSGISLNALIAATSSLLRRWPYGSEGCQAHGFQGFATALASICSSAAIAWGRYHHYCTRSRLDWNTAVSLVFFVWLSSAFWAALPLLGWGHYDYEPLGTCCTLDYSRGDRNFTSFLFTMAFFNFLLPLFITVISYRLMEQKLGKTGRPPVNTVLPARTLLLGWGPYALLYLYAAVADVTSISPKLQMVPALIAKAVPTVNAINYALGSEMVHRGIWQCLSPQKRERDREQ; encoded by the exons atggCAGAGTCCGGGACACTGCCCACTGGCTTCGGGGAGCTGGAGGTCCTGGCAGTGGGAACGGTGCTGCTGGTGGAAG CTCTCTCCGGCCTCGGCCTCAATAGCCTGACCATCCTCTGTTTCTGCAAGAACCCGGAGTTGCGGACTCCCAGCCACCTGCTGGTGCTGAGCCTGGCGCTGTCGGACAGTGGGATTAGCCTGAATGCCCTCATTGCAGCCACGTCCAGCCTCCTCCG GCGCTGGCCCTATGGCTCAGAAGGCTGCCAGGCTCACGGCTTCCAGGGCTTTGCAACAGCGTTGGCCAGCATCTGCAGCAGCGCAGCCATCGCCTGGGGGCGCTATCACCACTACTGCACCC GCAGCCGACTGGATTGGAACACGGCCGTCTCCTTGGTTTTCTTTGTGTGGCTGTCTTCTGCCTTCTGGGCGGCACTGCCCCTCCTGGGCTGGGGACACTATGACTATGAGCCGCTGGGGACATGCTGCACCCTGGACTATTCCAGGGGGGACAG AAACTTCACCAGCTTCCTCTTCACCATGGCCTTCTTCaacttcctcctgcccctcttcATCACAGTCATATCCTATCGGCTCATGGAGCAGAAACTTGGGAAGACTGGCCGTCCTCCG GTGAACACCGTTCTGCCAGCCAGGACGCTGCTGCTCGGCTGGGGCCCCTACGCTCTCCTATATCTATACGCAGCCGTTGCGGATGTGACCTCCATCTCCCCCAAGCTGCAAATG GTGCCCGCTCTCATTGCCAAGGCTGTGCCCACGGTCAACGCCATCAACTATGCTCTGGGCAGTGAGATGGTGCACAGGGGAATCTGGCAGTGCCTCTCGCCGCAGAAAAGAGAGCGGGACCGAGAGCAGTGA
- the RGR gene encoding RPE-retinal G protein-coupled receptor isoform X1, with protein MAESGTLPTGFGELEVLAVGTVLLVEALSGLGLNSLTILCFCKNPELRTPSHLLVLSLALSDSGISLNALIAATSSLLRVSHRRWPYGSEGCQAHGFQGFATALASICSSAAIAWGRYHHYCTRSRLDWNTAVSLVFFVWLSSAFWAALPLLGWGHYDYEPLGTCCTLDYSRGDRNFTSFLFTMAFFNFLLPLFITVISYRLMEQKLGKTGRPPVNTVLPARTLLLGWGPYALLYLYAAVADVTSISPKLQMVPALIAKAVPTVNAINYALGSEMVHRGIWQCLSPQKRERDREQ; from the exons atggCAGAGTCCGGGACACTGCCCACTGGCTTCGGGGAGCTGGAGGTCCTGGCAGTGGGAACGGTGCTGCTGGTGGAAG CTCTCTCCGGCCTCGGCCTCAATAGCCTGACCATCCTCTGTTTCTGCAAGAACCCGGAGTTGCGGACTCCCAGCCACCTGCTGGTGCTGAGCCTGGCGCTGTCGGACAGTGGGATTAGCCTGAATGCCCTCATTGCAGCCACGTCCAGCCTCCT CCGTGTCTCCCACAGGCGCTGGCCCTATGGCTCAGAAGGCTGCCAGGCTCACGGCTTCCAGGGCTTTGCAACAGCGTTGGCCAGCATCTGCAGCAGCGCAGCCATCGCCTGGGGGCGCTATCACCACTACTGCACCC GCAGCCGACTGGATTGGAACACGGCCGTCTCCTTGGTTTTCTTTGTGTGGCTGTCTTCTGCCTTCTGGGCGGCACTGCCCCTCCTGGGCTGGGGACACTATGACTATGAGCCGCTGGGGACATGCTGCACCCTGGACTATTCCAGGGGGGACAG AAACTTCACCAGCTTCCTCTTCACCATGGCCTTCTTCaacttcctcctgcccctcttcATCACAGTCATATCCTATCGGCTCATGGAGCAGAAACTTGGGAAGACTGGCCGTCCTCCG GTGAACACCGTTCTGCCAGCCAGGACGCTGCTGCTCGGCTGGGGCCCCTACGCTCTCCTATATCTATACGCAGCCGTTGCGGATGTGACCTCCATCTCCCCCAAGCTGCAAATG GTGCCCGCTCTCATTGCCAAGGCTGTGCCCACGGTCAACGCCATCAACTATGCTCTGGGCAGTGAGATGGTGCACAGGGGAATCTGGCAGTGCCTCTCGCCGCAGAAAAGAGAGCGGGACCGAGAGCAGTGA
- the LRIT1 gene encoding leucine-rich repeat, immunoglobulin-like domain and transmembrane domain-containing protein 1, with amino-acid sequence MRVAVGILWLLALGGPPQARAACPSQCSCSLHVLGDGSKARTVVCNDPDMTLPPASVPLDTSSLRLERTAIRRVPGEAFKPLGRLEQLWLPYNALCELNALMLRGLRRLRELRMPGNRLATFPWAALKDAPKLRLLDLQANRLSAVPPEAARFLGNLTFLDLSSNQLLRLPEELLATWTHLQTGPFLPGHHAKLVLGLQDNPWVCDCRLYDLVRLLEGWAPNLAFIEARLRCASPRSLAGVAFSQLELRKCQSPELRPGAASISSPLGSAVLLRCGASGVPGPEMSWSRANGHPLNGTVHQEVSSDGTSWTLLGLPAVSHLDSGDYICQAKNFLGASETLISLVVSEPQTSTEHSGGPAVLWARTGEGAEAAAYNKMVARHVPHIPEPAVPATRPPVPNTKEQLILHPFHMRAPGEHLDVQAGPQEAQRVSSLKVVGDTYQSVTLVWKAPQAGNTTSFSVLYAVFGQRDMRRVVVQPGKTSVTIHGLVPKIKYVACVCVQGLVPRKEQCVIFSTDEVVDAEATQWLINVVVISVAAIIALPLTLLVCCGALQSRWRKCHTRGSAEATGAYVNLERLGHSEDGSEELSQHSLSEADRLLSAHSSLDSQALGVRAGRQINEYFC; translated from the exons ATGAGGGTGGCGGTGGGCATTCTCTGGCTCCTGGCCCTCGGAGGGCCCCCGCAGGCCCGGGCCGCCTGCCCTTCTCAGTGCAGCTGCAGCCTCCACGTCCTGGGCGATGGCAGCAAAGCCAG GACAGTGGTGTGCAACGACCCTGACATGACCCTGCCCCCAGCATCTGTCCCTCTGGACACCTCCAGCCTGCGCCTGGAGCGGACGGCCATTCGCAGGGTGCCCGGGGAGGCCTTCAAGCCGCTGGGCCGCCTGGAGCAGCTGTGGCTGCCCTACAACGCGCTCTGCGAGCTCAACGCTCTGATGCTTAGGGGCCTGCGCCGCCTGCGCGAGCTGCGCATGCCCGGGAACCGCCTGGCCACCTTCCCCTGGGCGGCGCTCAAGGACGCCCCCAAGCTGCGGCTTCTGGACCTGCAGGCCAACCGCCTCTCGGCTGTGCCCCCGGAGGCCGCGCGCTTCTTGGGGAACCTCACCTTCCTTGACCTCTCCAGCAACCAGCTGCTGAGGCTGCCCGAGGAGTTGCTCGCCACTTGGACTCACCTGCAGACGGGACCCTTCCTTCCCGGCCACCACGCCAAGCTGGTCCTAG GGCTGCAGGACAACCCCTGGGTGTGTGACTGCCGGCTCTATGACCTGGTCCGTCTTCTGGAAGGCTGGGCCCCAAACCTGGCCTTCATAGAGGCCAGGCTGAGGTGTGCCAGCCCGCGCAGCCTGGCCGGAGTGGCCTTCAGCCAGCTGGAACTGAGGAAGTGCCAGAGTCCGGAGCTCCGTCCGGGGGCGGCCAGCATCAGCTCCCCCTTGGGCAGTGCAGTATTGCTACGCTGTGGGGCCTCCGGGGTCCCTGGGCCGGAAATGAGCTGGAGTAGGGCCAACGGGCACCCACTCAACGGCACAG TGCACCAGGAAGTCTCCAGTGACGGCACGAGCTGGACTCTGCTGGGCCTGCCTGCTGTGTCCCACCTTGACTCTGGAGACTACATCTGCCAGGCCAAGAACTTCCTGGGAGCCTCGGAGACTCTTATCTCCCTGGTCGTCTCTGAGCCCCAGACATCCACGGAACACAGTGGGGGCCCAGCGGTACTGTGGGCAAGGACAGGTGAGGGGGCAGAAGCAGCTGCATACAACAAGATGGTGGCCAGGCATGTCCCCCACATCCCCGAGCCTGCTGTCCCAGCCACTCGGCCCCCTGTGCCCAACACGAAGGAGCAACTGATCCTCCACCCCTTCCACATGCGGGCCCCAGGAGAGCACTTGGATGTGCAGGCAGGACCCCAGGAGGCCCAAAGGGTGAGCTCTCTCAAGGTGGTGGGGGACACTTACCAGAGCGTGACATTGGTGTGGAAGGCCCCCCAGGCTGGGAACACAACTTCCTTCAGCGTCCTCTATGCGGTCTTTGGGCAGCGCGACATGCGGCGGGTGGTTGTGCAGCCTGGGAAGACCAGCGTCACCATCCATGGGCTGGTGCCCAAGATCAAGTACGTGGCGTGTGTCTGCGTGCAGGGCCTGGTGCCCCGGAAGGAGCAGTGTGTCATCTTCTCCACTGACGAGGTGGTGGATGCTGAAGCCACTCAGTGGCTCATCAACGTGGTGGTGATCAGTGTGGCCGCCATCATCGCCCTGCCCCTCACGCTGCTCGTCTGCTGCGGTGCTCTCCAGAGCCGCTGGCGCAAGTGCCACACCAGGGGCTCCGCCGAGGCCACAGGTGCCTACGTCAACCTGGAGCGACTGGGCCACAGTGAGGACGGCTCAGAGGAGCTGTCCCAGCACAGCCTCAGCGAAGCCGACAGGCTCCTCTCTGCCCACTCCAGCCTGGACTCTCAGGCCTTGGGCGTCAGGGCGGGCAGACAGATCAACGAGTACTTCTGCTGA
- the LRIT2 gene encoding leucine-rich repeat, immunoglobulin-like domain and transmembrane domain-containing protein 2, with protein sequence MASVSHYFLLALVFLDSHAAQPSCLPGCTCSEESFGRTLQCMSITLGKIPRKLPEEFKQMRIENSPLFELPRGSFINMSTLEYLWLNFNNVTVIHLGALEHLSQLKELRLEGNKLRSVPWTAFRATPLLRVLDLKHNRIDALPELALQFLVNLTYLDLSSNRLTVVAKSVFLNWPAYQKHRQPGCGAEILSSMVLALHDNPWLCDCRLRGLVQFVKSISLPVVLVNPYLMCRGPLSKAGQLFHETELSACMKPQISTPSANVSIRVGQNVTLRCLVQASPSPTIAWTYPLSTWREFDVLTSSTAEDAALSELVIPAAHLVDRGSYTCVASNSIGRSTCVISLHVQPAQAPPTLHSLFSTSEGNAYVDLRVVKQTVRGIVLEWFVAADTPEKWFTLYIGSDEALRKEVVHVGPGISTYLVDDLLPGTKYEVCLSLGRRPPRQGRCVVFVTGRDHGGLEGRERLLHTTVILCAVLLAVPVGAYVWAVQAPCSCRDWGLRCCPHRRKAPRCPLAVPEHRDVSYGDHTAVCEDGLGHRDAEGEGDEERDGEGDSGPGGMVWASSP encoded by the exons ATGGCTTCAGTTTCTCACTATTTCTTGCTAGCTCTGGTCTTTCTGGATTCACATGCAGCTCAGCCATCCTGTCTGCCAGGATGTACCTGCTCAGAGGAGAGTTTTGGCAG GACTCTGCAGTGCATGTCTATCACTTTGGGAAAGATCCCAAGGAAACTTCCTGAAGAGTTCAAGCAAATGAGAATTGAAAATTCACCCTTATTTGAACTGCCCCGCGGGTCTTTCATCAACATGAGCACCTTGGAGTACCTTTGGCTCAATTTTAACAATGTCACTGTGATCCACCTAGGAGCCCTGGAGCACCTGTCACAACTGAAAGAGCTGAGACTGGAGGGAAACAAACTCCGTTCAGTACCGTGGACAGCGTTCCGTGCCACCCCGCTCCTGCGGGTCCTGGACCTCAAACACAACAGGATTGATGCACTCCCTGAACTGGCTCTTCAGTTCTTGGTCAACCTGACCTACCTTGACCTATCTTCCAATAGGCTTACAGTTGTAGCCAAGAGTGTCTTCTTGAACTGGCCAGCCTACCAGAAACACCGGCAGCCTGGCTGTGGGGCTGAGATTCTCTCCAGCATGGTGCTGGCGCTGCATGACAACCCCTGGTTATGTGACTGTCGCCTAAGGGGACTTGTCCAGTTTGTAAAGTCCATCAGTCTTCCAGTAGTCCTGGTGAATCCCTACCTCATGTGTCGAGGTCCTCTCTCCAAGGCAGGGCAGCTTTTTCACGAAACAGAGCTCAGTGCTTGCATGAAGCCGCAGATCTCAACCCCCAGTGCCAATGTCAGCATCCGGGTGGGACAGAATGTGACCCTGCGATGCTTGGTACAGGCTAGCCCCTCACCAACTATTGCCTGGACTTATCCCCTGAGCACGTGGAGGGAATTTGATG TGTTGACCTCGTCTACTGCAGAAGATGCTGCTCTGTCGGAGCTGGTCATACCTGCTGCCCACCTGGTAGACAGGGGCAGCTACACCTGTGTAGCCTCCAACTCCATTGGCAGGAGCACCTGTGTCATCTCCCTCCACGTCCAGCctgcccaggccccgcccacactccattctcttttctccacgtCGGAGGGCAATGCCTACGTTGACCTGCGGGTGGTTAAGCAGACAGTACGTGGGATCGTGCTGGAATGGTTTGTGGCAGCCGACACCCCTGAGAAGTGGTTCACCCTCTACATTGGGTCGGATGAAGCCCTCAGGAAGGAGGTCGTTCATGTCGGCCCGGGAATCAGCACATACTTGGTGGATGATCTCCTCCCTGGCACAAAATATGAGGTCTGCCTTAGCCTGGGGCGCCGGCCCCCACGCCAGGGCCGGTGTGTGGTCTTTGTGACGGGCCGAGACCACGGCGGGCTGGAGGGACGGGAGCGCCTCCTGCACACCACGGTGATCCTGTGCGCCGTGCTGCTCGCGGTGCCTGTGGGCGCCTATGTCTGGGCAGTCCAGGCTCCCTGCAGCTGCAGGGATTGGGGCCTGCGCTGCTGTCCTCATCGCAGGAAAGCCCCCAGGTGCCCCCTGGCAGTCCCAGAGCACAGGGATGTCTCCTACGGAGACCACACAGCTGTCTGTGAAGACGGCCTGGGGCACAGAGatgctgagggggagggggacgaggagagagatggagagggagatAGTGGCCCGGGAGGAATGGTGTGGGCCTCCAGCCCCTAA